The window ACGTTGAAAAACAAGTATATCTTTAATATCACAGCCCGTAGAGACGGCTCTTCGAGATTTGGATCTGATGTAAGATATGCTAATTTCGGATCTGTTGGATTCGCCTGGAATATCAGCTCTGAAAGTTTCCTGGAAGACTCCGGATTTATCAAGAGACTTAAATTAAGAACGAGTTATGGTATTAACGGAAATCAGGAGATTGGTGATTTTGCCTCCAGAGGCTTGTATGAAACCGGGGAAGACTATGATGGAGAGCCCGGATATGCGTATAGTCAACAATCGAATCCGCAACTAACCTGGGAAAAGAATAAACCTTTTAACGCGGGGGTGGACTTTAATTTATTTGACCGGATTAATGGTACTGTTGAATATTACACCCGAACGACTACTGATTTATTATTCAGGGTCCCTATATCTGCCACCAACGGAATTACCAACTATCTCGCTAATATCGGAGAAATGAAAAATTCAGGCTGGGAGGTAGCTTTAAACTCGGTAAACATCGATAGTGAAGGTGGGTTTCTATGGTCGACTAATCTGAACTTTACTTCGAACATAAATGAAATTACAAAACTTCAGGATGATGAACCTATAGTAGACGATCAATACATACGGGAAGTTGGAGACGATTTTTACACTTTTTACATGCCGGGCTATGCTGGTGTTGATCCTGATAACGGAGATGCGTTATGGTATACAGACGAAACAAAAACCACCACCACCAACGACTATAGTGAAGCACAACCATTTAAACAAGGAAGTGCCCTTCCTAAGTTTTATGCGGGTCTGACAAATAGTTTTGCATATAAAAATTTCGACTTCTCCTTTATGTTCTACCTGAACTATGGCAATAAAGTATACGACTACTGGGGCCGGTACACAAACAGCGATGGTAGCGCCGGACTTAACGACAGAGGGAATATGACACAAAATATCTACAACAACAGGTGGCAGCAACCCGGAGATATCACAGATGTTCCTAAAGTAGTTTGGGGCAACAGACAGTCGGGGAGATCCAACCAACATTCAACAAGGTTTTTATATGACGGAACTTATTTACGTCTACGCGACATTTCTCTCGGATACACCTTGCCTGAAGAAATCTCTAAAACGCTAAAGATCAACAATCTTAGATTTTATATTAAAGGAACCAATATGTTAACGTGGGTTAAAGACGATACTATTGAAGTAGATCCTGAAGTTGGCATTAACGGACAATCCGATTTAAGAATCCCGATATCCAAGCAGTTCTTATTCGGTGTTGATTTTTCATTCTAAAAAAGTAATATCATGAGTAAATACATAAAAATAATATTGATAGCTACTGTTGTTTTTTCCATATCAACATCATGTAGCAGCGATTTCCTCGAAATCGACCCTGAACAAAACGTCGCTGCTGAAAATGCAGTTACTGATATAAACACCCTTCAAACGGCAATCAACGGTGTATACAGTAAGCTGCAAAGTGCTGATTATTACGGAAGAACCATGTATGTAATTCCGGAACTCATGGCCGACAATCTTTTCCTGAGTTCAAGAAATACCGGAAGATATATTGATTACGACAGTTTTATTGTTAGTGAAGAAGATACTTTTGCCGACAATACCTGGAACATTTTATATGAAGTTATAGTGAACGCTAACAGGGCTATTGCAGGTGGTGAAAAACTTGAGGCCATTTCAACAGGTCAGCAGGAACAGATTGACCAATTGGTAGGAGAAGGTTATGCTTTACGGGCACTTGCTTATTTCGACCTGATTCGCCTTTTTGCCCAGCCTTATAACTTTACTCCGGACGCATCGCATACAGGCGTTCCGATTGTGAATACCGTTAACGAAGATGAAGTTTCTCCCGCAAGAAACACGGTTCAGGAAGTATACAGTCAAATTAATCTGGATTTAAATTCGGCCATTAACAAAATGAAGATCACCAAAAAAGACGGAAGATTTTCTAAAAATGCGGCCAAAGCTCTTGCCGCAAGAGCTTTCCTTTATCAGGAAGATTTTGTAAATGCAATTAAATACAGTACTGAAGTTATTGACAGTGGCGACTTTTCTCTCGTTACTAATGACGCATACAATTCGATTTGGGAAGACAAGTTTAACCCGGAATCTATCTTTGAAATCGTAAATACCATTGCAGACAACGAAGGCTCCAACAGCCTGGGTCATTATTTTGATCCTGACGGATATGCCGATGCACTTGTTACAGATGATTTGTTTAATCTTTACGCTCCGGGAGACAAAAGGCTTTCTGTAATTGTGGAAGGCGCTAAATCCGGAGCTGAAGAATCGGCTTTATTTGTTGGTAAATTCCCTAAAGGCACATCGCATGACGACAATATCAGAATTTTAAGGCTGGCTGAATTATATCTAATCAGAGCGGAAGCCTATGCCAAAACCAACAAAATTGCCGAAGCGCAAACAGACATTAATACCATCTCTTCAAGAGGCGACATAAACTCAGCACCTATATCCGATACAGGAGAAGCCTTAACAGACCGGATCTTACTGGAAAGAAGAAAAGAGTTAGCATTTGAGGGGCATCGGTTATTTGACTTGAACAGGAATAAAAAGGATGTGAGAATTATTCAGAGTGAGAATATCATAAACGCATCTTATCCTAATGATAAATTCATTTTGCCCATTCCGCTAAATGAATTAAACGCCAACCCGAACATTGAACCGCAAAACCCCGGCTACTAATGATACAATTATCATTTAAACCTTATATTTTATACAAAAAACATGTTTTCAGAATTGCAGGTGGTGCTCGTACGAGTACCCCGGCAGTTTTGGTTCGTTTTAAGTACGGAAATCTCAGAGGTTACGGGGAAGCTTCCATGCCTCCGATGTATGGAGAAAGTATAAAGACGGCCACCGCTTTTTTAAATCAGGTTGATTTGTCATCGTTTAAAGACCCCCTGAATGCTGAAGAAATTTTAGATTATATAGACAAAATATCTCCGGGCAATCCCGCCATCAAGGCAGCCCTGGACATTGCACTCCACGATCTTATTGGTAAGATATTAAACATCCCTACCCATGCTTATTTTGGTTTATCGAATAAAGAACTTACTACAAGTAAAACCATAGGAATAGATACCCCTGAGAATATTACCAAGCGTATTAATGAAGCTGAGAAATTCAAGGTTCTTAAAATAAAGCTGGGGGGAGGTAATGATGAAGCTATTATAAGTACGGTCAGAAAAGCTACTGACAAACCTTTATACATAGATGCAAATCAGGGATGGAAAGACAGGTCGGCGGCTCTTGATAAGATTGAATGGTTAAAAGAACAAAATGTAGTCTTTATAGAGCAACCCTTACCCAGGAAAGCTTTCGATGACATGCAATGGCTTGCGACACATTCACCGCTACCTATAGTTGGCGACGAAGGTATTCAGCGTCATTCTGATTTGCAGTCTGCAAGCAATTATTATCACGCTATCAATATAAAACTCATGAAATCTACAGGTCTCCGGGAAGCATACAAGATGGCTACAACTGCTAAAATGATGGGATTAAAAGTCATGTTAGGTTGCATGTCGGAAACCTCATGTGCCATTGCTGCTGCATGTCAATTGGGAGCCCTGGCCGACTGGATAGATCTCGATGGAAATCTTGGCATCAAGAACGATCCTTACAAGGCTCATGCCGTTAAAAACGGGATTATTTACACCAATAATCTACCCGGAATTGGACTACACCCCCCAAAATGGAAAAAAATCCGATCACATGAAGAATAGAATTCTCACCCTGCTCATCCTCTTTATTGCTTCTGGCCTGGTTACTCTTATAACGAGCTGTAACAGTCCTTCTGACAATAAAAGGCAACCGTTCCGTAATGATGAAAACCTCGATCGTTTTTTCACTACCCTTTACCAAAAAAATATGTTTAATGGTGCTGCAGCCGTCATAAAAAACGGAAAAGTAATTTTCAAAAAAGGGTATGGAACAGCCAACATAGAGAAAAACACTCCTTTTCACACTTCTACAAGTATGGAAATAGCCTCCGTTTCAAAACAGTTTACCGCCGCAGCTATACAATTATTACATCAGCAGAAAAAGTTAGATGTTAATGAAAGTGCCAAAAAATATCTGGGGGAAGAATTTCCTTATCCTGCCATCACCATAAAGCACTTGTTAACGCACACCTCAGGATTGGCCGATTATGAAGATTATTTTAAAGTTAGCTGGGACACAACACGTATAGCTGCCAATGATGATATTTTAAATTACTTTTTTACAGAAACTCCAAAGCTTCTGAGTGAGCCCGGTGAAAAATACAAATATTCAAACTCAGGTTATGTTCTTCTCGCAGAAATTGTCCGAAATACAGCAGGCACACCACTGGATGTATTTTTAAATAAACATATTTTTCAAATTGCTGAGATGAATCACACAGGTTTTTACGACAGAGACAGTATCTGGACAGCTCACAATTATGCCCCCGGATATATGTTTAAAATTGATTCCTGCAAACTCGTAAAACCGGAATTGCTTTCAGGGAAATATTATTATTACTTTTTAAGCGGGCGTCTGGGATCAGGAAGATTATCATCAAGCATCGAAGATCTTATTAAATGGGACAGCATCCTTTACTCTTCAAAAATCTTTAACGACAACAGCAAGGCTATGATTTTCACTCCTCATCCACCTACAAACGACGATTCAGATTATGGGTTCGGTTGGCATATTAAAGAACATGACAGCATTGGAAAAATTGCATACCACACCGGGAGCTGGGCCGGAAACCTTTCATACATCAAAAGGTATCTGGATAAAAAAAATACGGTTATCATTTTAAACAACACTCATCATTCGGCATACATTAAAGAAATACGAAAAACCGTTGACAATTATGTGATGGGAGGGACATTAGAAGTACCGACGCTTAAATTAAGTGAATTATTAAAAAATCAAATTTGCGATTTAAACAAAGACAACATTGAACCATGGTATGCTAAACTTACCGCCATTGATAAAGACACCACTAACCTCAGGAAGCTAAGCGACAAATATGTAAAGTCGGGACAAAAAGAAAAAGCTTATCTTGCCACTTTTTTAATTGACAAATTAAAGTAAACCAGAATATAATATGGAAGAAACACATTCTGCCCTTATTACAAACGATGCTGTTGTTTTAGGCCTTCTGGCTGTAATACTAGGTATTATTTTCAGCACCTCCTCCAGCAATAACCCATATTTAAAGAAATTCTACAGGATTATTCCCTCGGTACTCCTTTGTTACTTTATACCTGCCCTGTTCAACACCTTTAATATTATTGACGGAGAGGAATCTCAACTTTACTTTGTTGCATCGAGATACCTGCTCCCTGCCAGCCTGGTTCTGCTTACTATCAGTATCAATTTCAAAGAATTGAAAAAATTAGGGAGCAAGGCCATTATCATGTTCCTTACCGGTACATTAGGTATTATTATAGGCGCGCCCGTTGCACTTTATCTTGTCGGTTCGATATTTCCGGATGTTTTAAACCCGGGAGGAGAAGAAGTTTGGCGGGGGCTAACTACTATTGCAGGAAGCTGGATAGGCGGAGGAGCCAACCAAACCGCCATGTTCGAGCTTTTTGAAGCCAGCAACGATCTCTTTGCTCAAATGATTGCTGTTGATGTGCTTGTTGCCAACCTTTGGATGGGCTTTCTTTTATACTGGTCTCAACGTCCGCAAGTGATCGACAAATGGTTAAAAGCGGACAGCAAACCAATTTATGACTTACAAAAAAGACTGGAGGACCAGCAGGCCGGTAAATGGCTGCCTGTAAATGCCAACCGCCTGATGATCCTGGTGGCTATTGGTTTTGGTATCACGGGACTTGCTCACTTATTTGCCGATATTATAGCACCGTTTTTCCAAGAGCATTATCCGCAACTCAATAAATACTCTTTGAACAAAACCTTCTTTTGGATTATCGTAATAGCCACTACTTTAGGATTAGGCCTTTCTTTCACCAAAGCACGGAAGGTTGAATCGTATGGCGCTTCTAAAATGGGATCTGTTTTTCTTTACATCCTTGTAGCCACTATAGGTATGCATATGGATCTTGGGGCCGTTTTAGACAATCCTAAGTTTTTCCTTATAGGAATTGTATGGATCCTTATACACATTATCATTATGCTGATCGTTGCAAAAATCATCAAAGCTCCGTTCTTCTTTGTTGCCGTTGGTAGTCAGGCTAACATAGGCGGTGCCGCTTCAGCCCCCATAGTTGCTGCGTCGTTCAGCCCTTATCTGGCCCCGGTTGGTGTACTGCTGGCTGTATTAGGTTATGCCGTCGGCACCTATGGGGCGTATATTTGTGGTATTATCTTATCGAATGTATTCGGAATGCTTTAGGTGTTCATATCCAAAAGCTCTTCCAGATAATCACGGGCATTCGACAAGCGGGGGATCTTATGCTGTCCTCCGAGTTTGTCGTGTGCCTTCAGCCAGTCATAGAACAGATCCTTTCTGGCTACATTCAGTTTCGGCATGTTTAAGGTCATATCCATATAGCGCTTCGCCTCATAATCAGAGTTAAGGGCCTGCAATTCTTTGTCTAATATAATTTTGAAATCATCAAATGAAGTCGGTTGTTTCCTGAATTCGATCAGCCACTCATGAGCTCCTTTGTCTTTCCCTTTCATAAAAACCGGTGCTACCGTATAATCTATAACTTCTGCTTCCGTTCCGGCACATGCTTTTTTCAAAGCCTGCTCGGCATTCTCAATTATTAATTCTTCTCCAAAAACATTAATGTGATGCTTCGTTCTTCCGGTCACTTTTACCCTGTATGGATTTGTTGATGTAAAT of the Zhouia spongiae genome contains:
- a CDS encoding RagB/SusD family nutrient uptake outer membrane protein, with the protein product MSKYIKIILIATVVFSISTSCSSDFLEIDPEQNVAAENAVTDINTLQTAINGVYSKLQSADYYGRTMYVIPELMADNLFLSSRNTGRYIDYDSFIVSEEDTFADNTWNILYEVIVNANRAIAGGEKLEAISTGQQEQIDQLVGEGYALRALAYFDLIRLFAQPYNFTPDASHTGVPIVNTVNEDEVSPARNTVQEVYSQINLDLNSAINKMKITKKDGRFSKNAAKALAARAFLYQEDFVNAIKYSTEVIDSGDFSLVTNDAYNSIWEDKFNPESIFEIVNTIADNEGSNSLGHYFDPDGYADALVTDDLFNLYAPGDKRLSVIVEGAKSGAEESALFVGKFPKGTSHDDNIRILRLAELYLIRAEAYAKTNKIAEAQTDINTISSRGDINSAPISDTGEALTDRILLERRKELAFEGHRLFDLNRNKKDVRIIQSENIINASYPNDKFILPIPLNELNANPNIEPQNPGY
- a CDS encoding serine hydrolase domain-containing protein, whose amino-acid sequence is MKNRILTLLILFIASGLVTLITSCNSPSDNKRQPFRNDENLDRFFTTLYQKNMFNGAAAVIKNGKVIFKKGYGTANIEKNTPFHTSTSMEIASVSKQFTAAAIQLLHQQKKLDVNESAKKYLGEEFPYPAITIKHLLTHTSGLADYEDYFKVSWDTTRIAANDDILNYFFTETPKLLSEPGEKYKYSNSGYVLLAEIVRNTAGTPLDVFLNKHIFQIAEMNHTGFYDRDSIWTAHNYAPGYMFKIDSCKLVKPELLSGKYYYYFLSGRLGSGRLSSSIEDLIKWDSILYSSKIFNDNSKAMIFTPHPPTNDDSDYGFGWHIKEHDSIGKIAYHTGSWAGNLSYIKRYLDKKNTVIILNNTHHSAYIKEIRKTVDNYVMGGTLEVPTLKLSELLKNQICDLNKDNIEPWYAKLTAIDKDTTNLRKLSDKYVKSGQKEKAYLATFLIDKLK
- a CDS encoding dipeptide epimerase; its protein translation is MIQLSFKPYILYKKHVFRIAGGARTSTPAVLVRFKYGNLRGYGEASMPPMYGESIKTATAFLNQVDLSSFKDPLNAEEILDYIDKISPGNPAIKAALDIALHDLIGKILNIPTHAYFGLSNKELTTSKTIGIDTPENITKRINEAEKFKVLKIKLGGGNDEAIISTVRKATDKPLYIDANQGWKDRSAALDKIEWLKEQNVVFIEQPLPRKAFDDMQWLATHSPLPIVGDEGIQRHSDLQSASNYYHAINIKLMKSTGLREAYKMATTAKMMGLKVMLGCMSETSCAIAAACQLGALADWIDLDGNLGIKNDPYKAHAVKNGIIYTNNLPGIGLHPPKWKKIRSHEE
- a CDS encoding DUF819 domain-containing protein; amino-acid sequence: MEETHSALITNDAVVLGLLAVILGIIFSTSSSNNPYLKKFYRIIPSVLLCYFIPALFNTFNIIDGEESQLYFVASRYLLPASLVLLTISINFKELKKLGSKAIIMFLTGTLGIIIGAPVALYLVGSIFPDVLNPGGEEVWRGLTTIAGSWIGGGANQTAMFELFEASNDLFAQMIAVDVLVANLWMGFLLYWSQRPQVIDKWLKADSKPIYDLQKRLEDQQAGKWLPVNANRLMILVAIGFGITGLAHLFADIIAPFFQEHYPQLNKYSLNKTFFWIIVIATTLGLGLSFTKARKVESYGASKMGSVFLYILVATIGMHMDLGAVLDNPKFFLIGIVWILIHIIIMLIVAKIIKAPFFFVAVGSQANIGGAASAPIVAASFSPYLAPVGVLLAVLGYAVGTYGAYICGIILSNVFGML